cctcccacctcagcctcccaagtagcggggactacagtcacatgcctgtgactaattttttgtgtttttttttttttgtagagacagggttttgccatgttgtacaagctggtctccaactcctagactcaagtgatcctcctgcctcagcctcccaaagtgctgggattacaggcatgagccactgtgctcagcaagtaattatttattaaatttatttcctaataaatcccaggaggcagaagtgaaTAATAATAGGAAATGGCAcaatatcaaaacaaaaacaagattttaaaaaaaaacctactaattgttttaaaatagggAGAGGATTTTACTTAGGtaataaatcattttctttctactCTAGTAAAAATTAGTTCTAAATATAGATAgtgtatttgtttgttgttttatctctttttttcctctcttttctagAGACCCACAAGCATTGAACTATTTTCTACATGGACCTAGTAATAAATCTGTAAGTAATGCGTAGAATACCACAGACATCTATTTTGTTTCTGCTTTACAGTTAAAGTAGTAACCACCTATTGAATTTGTATCTTTGCAGAGCAATGATGACTTGACTAATGCAGGATATTCTGCAGCCAATTCAAATTCAATTTTCGCCAACTCTAGTGTGAGTATTGGAAACTAAATGCAATGATTGAATGGTTTCTGTCTGATTGATGCCTTGTGAACTGAGCCTTTAGCTGCCTTTGTATCATGAGAATCCTTACCTTGTCTgttgtaattaatttaatttaatttatttattttgagatggggcctcactctgtcacccagactggagtgcagtggtgcgatcacagctcactgcagcctcgacctcccaggctgaagcgatcctcccacctcagcctcccgaatagctgggactacaggcgcatgccaccacacgggctaatttttgtatttttaatagagacagagtttcgccatgttagcccggctggtcttgaactctcaggctcaagcaatacacctaccttggcctcccaaaatgttggaattacaggtgtgagccactgtgcccagcctgttgtaATTTATATAGGAAGAAAATCTATTGAATTATGTAGACATTTTCTACTTTTAACTTAGTCAATTAAGACAAGCTATATGGCCaggtacagtagctcacacctgtaatctcagcactttgggaggccaaagtgggagaatcatttgagctcaggagttcaagaccagcctgggcaacatagcaagaccctgtctctatttttaaaaaataaaatagaccagacacggtgggtcatgcctgtaatcccaacactttgggaggccgaggtgggtggatcacgaggtcaggagttaaagatcagcctggccaagatggtaaaaccccatttctactaaaaatacaaaaaaaaattagccaggcatggtggtaggcgcctgtaatcccagctactcgggaggctgtggcagagaattgcataaacccaggaggcaaaggatgcagcgagccaagatcccgccactgcattccagcctgggcaacagagcgaaactccatctcaaacaataaataaataaataaataaaataatacaccaggcacggtggctcacacctgtaatcccagcactttgggaggccgaggcaggcagatcatgaagtcaggagatcgagaccatccgggccaacacggtgaaaccccatctctactaaaaacacagaaattggcgtggtggcgcatgcctgtaatcccagctactcaggaggctgaggcaggagaatcgcttgaaccagggagttggaggttgcagtgagccgagattgcaccattacactccagcctggccacatagcgagactctgtctcaaaaaaatataaataaataaataaataataaataataaaaagacaaactataTGAGGttgtcttttaaataataaaaagacaagttaTATATCCACTTTGCCATTTTTCTAAgctttcaactttctttttttgagacagaatcttgctctgttgcccaggctggagtgcagtggcacgatcttgcctcactgcagcctctgcctcctgggttcaagcaattctcctgcctcagcttccctagtagctgggattacaggtacccaccaccgcactagctaatttttgtatttttagtagagactgcatttctccatgttggcctggaagatcttgaactcctgatctcaagtgatccccgccccattacaggcgtgagccactgcacctggcctcaacatTCTTTCTAAAATGACTCAGAAATGTTACAGCCTGAGAAACTCATATTAGAATGTTTTGAACCTTGTTACATAATAATCTTTAAAGAAATTATTCTTAATTCATAGTTACTTATAAGTTGTTTTCAtcttaaatgagaaaaacaaagataatgagTAACACTTGAGCATTTAGTATGTGCTTGGCATTAAGAGCTTAACATATATTAAcctcagccagacatggtggcccatgcctgtaatcccaccattttaggaggccaaggcaggaggattacttgagctcaggagtttgagaccaaccagcatagtgagaccccatctctacaaaaaatttaaaaattagaccagcagctgggcgcagtggctcacgcctctaatcccaacactttgggaggccgaggcaggcagaccacgaggtcaggagttcgagaccagcctggccaacatagatgaaaccccatctctactaaaaatacaaaaaattagccgggcgtagtggcgtgtgcctgtaatcccagctactcaggagactgaggcaggagaattgcttgaacctgggaggtggaggttgcagtgagccaagatcacgccactgcactccagcctgggcgacagtgcaagactctgtctcaaaaaaaaaaaaaaaattggctgggcgcggtggctcacgcctgtaatcccagcactttgggaggccaaggtgggcggatcatgaggtcaggagatcaaaaccatcctggctaacacggtgaaaccccgtctctactaaaaatacaaaaaaattagccgggcgttgtggcggctgcctgtagtcccagctacttgggatgctgaggcaggagaatggcttgaacctgggaggtggagcttgcagtgagctgagattgcgccactgcacttcagcccaggcgacagagcaagactcggtctcaaaaaaaaaaaaaaaaaaatagatgagcatggtggtgcatgcctatagtcccagtccTGCTGAggcaggatcccttgagcccaggagttggaggctgcagtgagccaagattgtgccactgcactccagcctaggtgacagagtgagaccctatctcaaaaaaaagaaacccaagacATGTAttaacctcatttaatcttcacaatgatTCCATGAAGTGGTTCTATTAAGATAcatattttggccaggtgcggtggctcacacctgtaatcccaacacttgtgagaggccgaggtaggtggatcacctgaggtgaggagttcaagaccagcctggccaacatggcaaaaccctatctctactaaaaaatataaaaattagctgggcgtggtggtgggcacctgtaatcccagctacttgggaggctgaggcagggagaattgcttgaaccaggaaggcggaagttgcagtgagtcgagatcgggccactgcactccagcatgggtgacacagtgagactctgtctcaggggaaaaaagaaaaaaagatacatattttagagatgaggaaactaaagcacagaaaggttaagttacTTGGCCAAATAGTACACAGCCATGAGTTGCAGAGCTAGGATTCTAACCCAGGCCACCAGGCTCTGGaactcatgttctttttttttttttttttttttgagacaagagtctcgctctgttgcccaggctgaagtgcagtggtgcaatctcggctcactgcaacctccacctcctgggttccagcaattctcctgcctcagtctcctgagtagctgggattacaggcgcgtgtcaccgtgcccggctaatttttgtatttttagtagaaacgaggtttcacccagttggccaggctggtcttgaactccggacctcaggtgatccacccacctcggcctccctaagtgcttggattacaggagtgagccactgtgcccagcctccatgtTCTTAACCTCCAGGGGCATCTAGGCAAGAAACCTGACCTGGGGGATTGGGGTGTCCTGCCTGGAGACTATATCGAGATTACTGTGTTTGAGCCTTAGGTTCCCTTACTCTTTTCAGTTGCTTTGTTGTGCTGTGGATGGTAGTCAGAAGTTGTACTGCCCAAGGTTGACTCCTTGCCCTACCACTTATTAGCCATGTAACCTTAGATATATCACTAAATCTCTGTGAGGGTCAATTtcctcttgtttgtttgtttgtttgtttttttgagacaaagtttcactcttgttgcccaggctggagtgcaatggcacaatcttggctcactgcaacctctgcctcccagattcaagtgattctcctccctcagcctccttagtagctgggattacaggcatgcaccaccacccccagctaattttgtatttttagtagagacagggtttctccatgttggtcaggctggtctcaaactcccaacctcaggtgatccgcccgcctcagcctcccaaagtgctgggattaataggtgtgagccaccgcgcctggccaatttcctcatttatgaaaCCAGAATAACAATGGAATTACCTCAGAGGGTGGTTAACATTAGTTGACTATACTGTTGAACTCACTTGGtatggtgctcagtaaatattaacttACTATCATCAGGACCTATattttcttcacctataaaatggaatggtGTTCAGAAAGTCCTTGGGATGGACAGTTCTTTTTAATAGTCACGTGTGTGTAAGGCACGTAAGATCATATCATGCAAGATATCTCTGCCACAACACTGATCTCTGGTAAGGCTTgtgaatcagtagcatttctgacATTCATTTTGAACAAATAATCACTACATATGATGCCGTTAAACCCATAAAGTAGATATTTGGCCTATCCCTCAAcattaatgatttttatttagcAACTGTCCTATTTCCATGTGAGTATTAATTCTATCTTTTCAAATTGCTTCattcaatatgtatttattggCAACTATTTTTGCATCATGTCAGTGTAGTAGAAATCTCGAAAATACTCTGAGGCTGGggacggtgcctcacgcctgtaatcccagcactttgggaggccaaagcaggaggattacttgtgtgcaggagttcaagaccagcctgggcaagatggtgaaaccccatctctaaaaaccaaaaacaaaaaaatttaactcagtgtggtggggcacacctgtagtcccacctactcaggaggccgagatgggaggatctcatgaacccaggagttcacaGCAGCAGTGAGTTAttattgggccactgcactccagcctgggcaaaagatcGAGACCCcagatcaaaaaattaaaaagtaaataaagtctGTGGCagtatctcaaaaaaatgaagCTAAGCTCCAAGTAGTCCTCAGTATGTTCGCATTATCTGTtctctataaaataatttatcagcATGATGGATGCATATACTTATAATGTCAAGCATCATTAcgatggaaataaaatatcagaataagGTGAGCAGTTTAGAGAGTTATGCCTGAGAAGCAGACTGTCATGCTTTATTCATATTCAAAAGTaagattggccaggcgcggtggctcactcctgtaatcccagcactttgggaggccgaggcgggcggatcacgaggtcgggagattgagaccatggtgaaaccccatctctactaaaaatacaaaaaattagctgggcgcggtggcaggcgcctgtagtcccagctactggggaggctgaggcaggagagtggcgtgaacccgggaggcggagcttgcagtgagctgagatcgcgccactgcactccagcctgggtgacagagcaagactccatctcaaaaaaaaaaaaaaagtaaaagtaagatTAATTTTTATGCATCCTTTTTAAAGGTTACATATGCCATGTAacatactgtttatttttttagaatgCTGATCCTAAGTCATCCCTCAAAGGTGTAAGCAACCAGCTTGGAGAAGGGCCCAGTGATGGACTGCCACTTTCAAGTAGCCTCCAGTTTCTTGAAGATGAACTCGAGTCTTCTCCTCTTCCTGATCTCACTGAGGACCAACCTTTCGACATTCTTCAGAAATCCTTGCAAGAGGCCAATATCACTGAACAGACATTGGCAGAAGAGGCATATTTGGATGCCAGTATAGGTTCAAGCCAACAGTTTGCACAAGCTCAGCTTCATCCTTCTTCATCAGCATCCTTTACTCAGGCTTCTAATGTTTCTAATTACTCAGGTCAGACGCTGCAGCCTATAGGGGTGACGCATGTGCCTGTTGGAGCATCGTTTGCAAGCAATACAGTGGGTGTACAACATGGCTTTATGCAACATGTGGGGATCAGTGTTCCCAGCCAGCATTTGTCTAATAGCAGTCAGATTAGTGGTTCTGGTCAAATACAGTTAATTGGGTCATTTGGTAATCATCCTTCCATGATGACTATTAATAACCTAGATGGATCTCAAATCATATTAAAGGGCAGCGGGCAGCAAGCCCCATCAAATGTGAGTGGAGGgctcctggttcatagacagacTCCTAATGGCAACTCCTTGTTTGGGAACTCCAGTTCCAGTCCAGTAGCACAGCCTGTTACCGTTCCATTTAACAGCACAAATTTTCAAACATCTTTGCCTGTGCATAACATCATCATACAAAGGGGTCTTGCACCAAATTCAAATAAAGTCCCAATTAATATACAGCCAAAGCCTATCCAGATGGGTCAGCAAAATACATACAATGTGAACAATTTGGGAATTCAGCAGCACCACGTACAACAAGGGATCTCTTTTGCTTCTGCAAGCTCACCCCAGGGCTCAGTAGTTGGTCCACACATGTCTGTGAACATTGTAAACCAACAGAACACAAGAAAGCCAGTCACCTCACAGGCAGTGAGCAGCACTGGGGGCAGTATTGTTATTCATTCCCCCATGGGCCAACCTCATGCACCCCAAAGTCAGTTCCTTATACCTACAAGCCTTTCTGTCAGTTCCAACTCGGTACACCACGTCCAGACTATAAATGGGCAACTTCTTCAAACTCAACCCTCTCAGCTCATTTCTGGCCAAGTGGCCTCAGAGCATGTCATGTTGAACAGAAACTCTTCCAACATGCTCAGGACCAACCAACCATATACCGGACAGATGCTTAACAACCAGAATACTGCCGTCCACTTAGTGTCTGGGCAGACATTTGCTGCCTCTGGAAGTCCAGTGATAGCCAATCATGCCTCTCCTCAGCTTGTGGGTGGACAGATGCCCTTGCAGCAGGCATCCCCAACTGTATTACACCTGTCACCTGGGCAGAGCAGCGTTTCCCAAGGAAGACCTGGCTTCGCCACCATGCCCTCGGTGACAAGCATGTCAGGACCTAGTCGGTTCCCTGCTGTCAGCTCAGCCAGCACTGCCCATCCTAGTCTTGGGTCTGCAGTTCAGTCTGGTTCATCAGGATCAAACTTTACAGGAGATCAGCTGACCCAGCCAAACAGGACTCCAGTACCAGTCAGTGTGTCTCATCGTCTTCCAGTTTCTTCTTCCAAGTCTACCAGCACCTTCAGTAACACACCTGGAACAGGAACCCAGCAACAATTCTTCTGCCAGGTAATGCCCTTTCCCAAATAAATATTTGGCTGATTATAGAATGGAAAAATGAGATGTGTATTTACTAGAATATAATTTTCATCCTAGGCatccaatttcttaaaaattttaggccaggtgtagtggctcatgcctgtaatcccaacactttgggaggctgaggctggaggatcacttgaacccaggagttcgaggccagcctgggcaacatagtgagaccctgactctaccaaaaatttaaaaattagctgagcgtggtggtgcacacctgtagtcccagctactctggaggctgaggcaggagaatagcttgagcatgggaggttgaggctgcagtgagccatgattgtaccactgcactgggtgatagagtgagaccctgtctcaaaaaaaaaaaatttttttttacacttatgACTGGTTATCTTTTTTCTCGATTTTCTTTTTTGCCAGGGGGCGGGGgtagggggtctcactctgtcgcctaggctggagggcagtggcgcaatcatagctcactgcagcctcaacctactgggctcagatgatcttcccacctcagcctcccaggtagctgggactacaagcacgtacCAGCACACCtaactagttttttgtattttttgtagatttggggtttcgccatgttgcccaggctggtcttgaactcctgggctcaagaaatcccctggccttggcttcccaaagtactgggattacaggccaccacacccgaccttttttcttcttaaaattttttatccaGTGTAGCATTGTAGAGTGGAGACTCTGGAGTTAGACTCTTGAGTTTGAATCTAAGCTTTATGACATGGAAAAAGTTAACTTACCATTCTAGACTTAATTG
This DNA window, taken from Pan paniscus chromosome 5, NHGRI_mPanPan1-v2.0_pri, whole genome shotgun sequence, encodes the following:
- the BICRAL gene encoding BRD4-interacting chromatin-remodeling complex-associated protein-like, with amino-acid sequence MDDDDDSCLLDLIGDPQALNYFLHGPSNKSSNDDLTNAGYSAANSNSIFANSSNADPKSSLKGVSNQLGEGPSDGLPLSSSLQFLEDELESSPLPDLTEDQPFDILQKSLQEANITEQTLAEEAYLDASIGSSQQFAQAQLHPSSSASFTQASNVSNYSGQTLQPIGVTHVPVGASFASNTVGVQHGFMQHVGISVPSQHLSNSSQISGSGQIQLIGSFGNHPSMMTINNLDGSQIILKGSGQQAPSNVSGGLLVHRQTPNGNSLFGNSSSSPVAQPVTVPFNSTNFQTSLPVHNIIIQRGLAPNSNKVPINIQPKPIQMGQQNTYNVNNLGIQQHHVQQGISFASASSPQGSVVGPHMSVNIVNQQNTRKPVTSQAVSSTGGSIVIHSPMGQPHAPQSQFLIPTSLSVSSNSVHHVQTINGQLLQTQPSQLISGQVASEHVMLNRNSSNMLRTNQPYTGQMLNNQNTAVHLVSGQTFAASGSPVIANHASPQLVGGQMPLQQASPTVLHLSPGQSSVSQGRPGFATMPSVTSMSGPSRFPAVSSASTAHPSLGSAVQSGSSGSNFTGDQLTQPNRTPVPVSVSHRLPVSSSKSTSTFSNTPGTGTQQQFFCQAQKKCLNQTSPISAPKTTDGLRQAQIPGLLSTTLPGQDSGSKVISASLGTAQPQQEKVVGSSPGHPAVQVDSHSGGQKRPAAKQLTKGAFILQQLQRDQAHTVTPDKSHFRSLSDAVQRLLSYHVCQGSMPTEEDLRKVDNEFETVATQLLKRTQAMLNKYRCLLLEDAMRINPSAEMVMIDRMFNQEERASLSRDKRLALVDPEGFQADFCCSFKLDKAAHETQFGRSDQHGSKASSSLQPPAKAQGRDRAKTGVTEPMNHDQFHLVPNHIVVSAEGNISKKTECLGRALKFDKVGLAQYQSTSEEKASRREPLKASQCSPGPEGHRKTSSRSDHGTESKLSSILADSHLEMTCNNSFQDKSLRNSPKNEVLHTDIMKGSGEPQPDLQLTKSLETTFKNILELKKAGRQPQSDPTVSGSVELDFPNFSPMASQENCLEKFIPDHSEGVVETDSILEAAVNSILEC